A single genomic interval of Rhododendron vialii isolate Sample 1 chromosome 3a, ASM3025357v1 harbors:
- the LOC131319050 gene encoding uncharacterized protein LOC131319050 has product MGTTGLSKIGQALSAIFVLSLVALVAELLYVLWRRRFLRRRSTPVDATTAEALRNSLPTSKELLYFLCWKQHRQSRVEPDGGQGGGPDPETRRIGPEPEDPTEEVIDILKLQAMRGPSRVLFTIKEEEREDAESETSVCSAEKSHHEKTRRVSLEEFLNTTPEEVTVITVSEDCETTPYSTPCDSPLYYTPTASPIRGFA; this is encoded by the exons ATGGGTACCACTGGTCTAAGCAAGATCGGTCAAGCCCTGTCCGCGAtcttcgttctctctctcgtcgCCCTCGTCGCCGAGCTCCTCTACGTTCTCTGGCGCCGCCGCTTCCTCCGTCGACGCTCAACACCCGTCGACGCCACCACCGCCGAGGCACTCAG aaactcgTTACCAACCTCGAAAGAGCTCCTCTACTTCCTATGCTGGAAGCAGCACCGCCAGTCCCGGGTCGAACCCGACGGCGGACAGGGAGGAGGACCGGACCCGGAAACCAGGAGGATCGGGCCTGAGCCGGAGGATCCGACCGAGGAGGTGATAGACATTTTGAAGCTGCAGGCGATGCGGGGCCCGTCGAGGGTTTTGTTCACCATAAAAGAGGAGGAGCGAGAAGATGCCGAGTCCGAGACGTCGGTTTGTTCGGCCGAGAAATCGCACCACGAGAAGACGCGAAGGGTGTCTCTCGAGGAGTTTCTCAATACGACGCCGGAGGAGGTGACGGTGATCACTGTGTCGGAGGATTGCGAAACCACACCATACTCGACGCCGTGCGACTCGCCGTTGTACTACACGCCAACGGCTTCCCCGATCAGGGGGTTCGCATAG